In a genomic window of Mesoplasma tabanidae:
- a CDS encoding serine hydrolase domain-containing protein, with the protein MDWKNTTSKLTEFINKKLFNGLVIKITKDNKEIFFQNFGYSNYENKKAIKEDNIFALYSMTKPITVVACLLLIQRNQLSFEDSINKFYKEFDKQIKIKHLLNMTSGLTYFWNNSESGKEIKNAFDLVENENISLQKFCEKISKIKVISQPGSEWHYGVSLDIIGGVIEKVSNQKFEDFLEENLFSILEMKDTAFYVKDFKRKTDVYEFKKTIKGNELNLNKNFHFLMPFIDKQPLASLGGNGLFSTANDYAKFLNFLIDGKINGIQYLEIDLLDKMRNDQLKQIKDTFKWTFNNDYSYGYGVRVRMKNELNPLTETGEFGWDGALGSAGLVDPKNNITMTFLSSSYPGNNKIIQTELFGAVYKDLRELDIIK; encoded by the coding sequence ATGGATTGAAAAAATACTACAAGCAAATTAACTGAATTTATCAATAAAAAACTGTTCAATGGTTTAGTTATAAAAATAACTAAGGACAATAAAGAAATTTTTTTTCAAAATTTTGGATACTCAAATTATGAAAACAAAAAGGCAATTAAAGAAGATAATATTTTTGCTTTATATTCAATGACTAAGCCAATTACAGTAGTTGCTTGCTTATTATTAATTCAAAGAAATCAATTATCATTTGAAGATTCAATAAATAAATTTTATAAAGAGTTTGATAAACAAATAAAAATAAAACATTTACTAAACATGACTTCAGGATTGACTTACTTTTGAAATAATTCAGAAAGTGGTAAAGAAATTAAAAATGCTTTTGATTTAGTAGAAAATGAAAACATATCTTTACAAAAATTTTGTGAAAAAATTAGTAAAATAAAAGTAATTTCACAACCAGGAAGTGAATGACATTATGGAGTATCACTTGATATTATTGGAGGAGTCATAGAAAAAGTTTCAAATCAAAAATTTGAAGATTTTCTTGAAGAAAATCTATTTTCAATTTTGGAGATGAAAGATACAGCATTTTATGTAAAAGATTTTAAAAGAAAAACTGATGTTTATGAATTTAAAAAAACAATTAAAGGTAATGAGTTAAATTTAAATAAAAATTTTCATTTTTTAATGCCATTTATTGACAAACAACCATTAGCTTCATTGGGTGGAAATGGTTTATTTTCAACAGCAAATGACTATGCAAAGTTTTTAAATTTTTTAATAGACGGCAAAATAAATGGAATTCAATATTTGGAAATTGATTTGCTTGATAAAATGCGTAACGATCAGTTAAAACAAATTAAAGATACATTTAAATGAACTTTTAATAATGACTATTCATATGGATATGGTGTTAGAGTAAGAATGAAAAATGAACTTAATCCTTTAACAGAAACAGGAGAGTTTGGATGGGATGGAGCTTTGGGAAGTGCTGGACTTGTTGATCCAAAAAACAATATAACAATGACTTTTTTAAGTTCAAGTTATCCAGGAAATAATAAAATTATTCAAACAGAATTATTTGGTGCAGTATATAAAGATTTAAGAGAACTTGACATAATAAAATAA